From Streptomyces sp. NBC_00690, a single genomic window includes:
- a CDS encoding peptidoglycan-binding domain-containing protein has protein sequence MQLRLVAAEAGLTAIYSISGFPGTITEWAGLRQNHGAAHPGGQHTTGDAIDVNYESNPYIVVRTPTSAGEVVYGGEAPSTSAPPASALRMMRLRATVVFDRAVAFLTSSSSVASIGARAPGEPTTSVFQRFGVASNALSRYLQLVFKPTVPTTFVPPPRLIRTPVANAFSASKATLLAGISAAERWPDAVAASNISAALSDPAFGANHPGWSTDVDFWFTQILRDYEVARIPLQFGPVALAPTSTRNPANGFLDLRHELVLALASDPPLPTMRWGVCDFGSAESGDVMHFDLAARLPSGSAGPIPPDARIDVYNTTGIQQALGSLGFDAGTVNGVPGPQTATAINAFRASRTPPMPVGGVDQNLRDAITLALMHAAIPS, from the coding sequence ATGCAACTCAGGCTAGTGGCCGCCGAAGCAGGTTTGACCGCCATCTACAGCATTTCTGGGTTTCCCGGCACGATCACCGAGTGGGCGGGGCTCCGCCAGAACCACGGCGCGGCGCATCCAGGTGGCCAGCACACGACCGGGGACGCAATTGACGTCAACTACGAGTCCAACCCGTACATCGTTGTCCGCACACCCACCTCAGCCGGCGAGGTCGTCTACGGCGGCGAGGCGCCATCCACATCAGCCCCGCCCGCCTCCGCCTTGCGGATGATGCGACTACGCGCAACTGTGGTGTTCGACCGGGCCGTGGCGTTTCTCACGAGTTCGTCTTCGGTGGCGAGCATAGGCGCCAGGGCTCCTGGAGAGCCGACCACAAGTGTCTTCCAGCGTTTCGGGGTCGCGTCGAACGCGTTGAGCCGCTACCTGCAACTCGTGTTCAAGCCCACCGTACCGACTACGTTCGTTCCACCGCCGCGCCTCATCCGCACTCCGGTCGCCAATGCGTTCAGCGCCTCCAAGGCGACCCTCCTCGCAGGGATTTCCGCAGCGGAGCGATGGCCGGACGCCGTGGCTGCCTCGAACATCTCCGCCGCCCTCTCCGACCCGGCCTTCGGGGCGAACCATCCCGGCTGGAGCACCGACGTCGATTTCTGGTTCACCCAGATCCTCCGCGACTACGAGGTGGCCCGTATCCCCCTGCAGTTCGGTCCTGTGGCACTGGCACCGACCAGCACCCGGAATCCGGCGAATGGCTTTCTCGACCTCCGGCACGAATTGGTGCTCGCTCTGGCGAGCGACCCACCCTTGCCGACCATGCGCTGGGGCGTCTGCGACTTCGGCTCCGCCGAAAGCGGCGACGTCATGCACTTCGACCTGGCAGCCCGCCTACCTTCAGGTTCGGCCGGCCCCATACCGCCAGATGCTCGTATCGACGTCTACAACACCACGGGCATCCAACAAGCCCTTGGATCACTGGGCTTCGACGCCGGTACCGTCAACGGCGTTCCAGGCCCCCAGACCGCAACCGCCATCAATGCCTTCCGCGCCAGCCGCACCCCGCCGATGCCAGTCGGCGGCGTCGACCAGAATCTGCGCGACGCAATCACACTGGCTCTGATGCACGCGGCCATTCCTTCATAG
- the metE gene encoding 5-methyltetrahydropteroyltriglutamate--homocysteine S-methyltransferase, which yields MTAQSAAAAARATVYGYPRQGPNRELKKAIEGYWKGRVTADALQETAAGLRRANWQQLSDAGVHEVPTGDFSYYDHVLDTSVMVGAVPARHRDAVTADPLDGYFAMARGTQDVAPLEMTKWFDTNYHYLVPELGPDTVFTADSTKQVAELKEAQSLGLNARPVLVGPITYLLLAKPAPGVATDFEPLTLLDRLLPVYAEVLADLRAAGAEWVQLDEPALVQDRTPADLNAAARAYRDLGALTDRPKLLVASYFDRLGQALSVLAKAPVDGLALDFTERAAGNLDDLAAAGGLRGKRLVAGVVNGRNIWINDYEKSLATLGTLLGLADHVDVAASCSLLHVPLDADAEGDIDPQIVRWLAFARQKTTEIVTLAKGLAQGTDAITAELAANRADLASRTNSALTHSPAVRARTAAITDTDGRRSQPYAERTIAQRAHLQLPLLPTTTIGSFPQTNELRTARADLRAGRIDTAGYEERIKDEIRDVLAFQEKAGIDVLVHGEAERNDMVQYFAEQLTGYLATQHGWVQSYGTRYVRPPVLAGDISRPAPMTVRWTSYAQSLTERPVKGMLTGPVTMLAWSFVRDDQPLGDTARQVALALRDEVNDLEAAGTSVIQVDEPALRETLPLRTADHADYLEWATESFRLTTSGVRPDTQIHTHMCYAEFGDIVQAIDDLDADVISLEAARSHMQVARELATHGYPREAGPGVYDIHSPRVPSAAEAATLLRKGLEAIPAERLWVNPDCGLKTRGWPETKASLENLVSAAREVRTELTGGA from the coding sequence GTGACAGCGCAGTCCGCAGCCGCGGCAGCACGAGCCACCGTGTACGGCTACCCCCGCCAGGGGCCCAATCGGGAACTGAAGAAGGCCATCGAGGGCTACTGGAAGGGCCGCGTCACCGCCGACGCCCTCCAGGAAACGGCGGCTGGTCTTCGTCGGGCGAACTGGCAGCAATTGTCCGACGCCGGCGTCCACGAAGTACCGACCGGCGACTTCTCCTACTACGACCATGTGCTGGACACCAGCGTCATGGTCGGTGCGGTCCCCGCCCGCCACCGGGACGCCGTCACGGCGGACCCACTCGACGGCTACTTCGCCATGGCACGCGGCACCCAGGACGTTGCACCACTGGAAATGACCAAGTGGTTCGACACCAACTACCACTACCTGGTCCCCGAACTCGGCCCCGACACCGTCTTCACGGCCGACTCCACCAAGCAGGTGGCCGAGCTGAAGGAAGCCCAGTCACTCGGCCTCAACGCCCGGCCGGTCCTCGTCGGACCCATCACCTACCTCCTCCTGGCCAAGCCCGCGCCCGGGGTCGCCACCGACTTCGAACCGCTGACCCTGCTGGATCGGCTGTTGCCCGTCTATGCGGAGGTCCTCGCCGACCTGCGTGCGGCCGGCGCGGAATGGGTGCAACTCGACGAACCCGCCCTCGTCCAGGACCGCACCCCGGCTGACCTGAACGCCGCCGCCCGCGCCTACCGTGATCTCGGCGCACTCACCGACCGGCCCAAGCTGCTGGTCGCCTCCTACTTCGACCGCCTCGGGCAGGCGCTCTCCGTCCTCGCCAAGGCGCCCGTCGACGGCCTCGCACTCGACTTCACCGAGCGGGCCGCAGGCAACCTCGACGACCTCGCCGCCGCCGGCGGACTCCGCGGCAAGCGCCTGGTCGCCGGAGTGGTCAACGGCCGCAACATCTGGATCAACGACTACGAGAAGTCCCTCGCCACCCTCGGCACCCTCCTCGGCCTCGCGGACCACGTCGACGTGGCAGCCTCCTGCTCCCTGCTCCACGTCCCGCTGGACGCCGACGCGGAAGGTGACATCGACCCACAGATCGTCCGCTGGCTCGCCTTCGCCCGACAGAAGACCACCGAGATCGTCACCCTCGCCAAGGGACTCGCCCAGGGCACCGACGCCATCACGGCCGAACTCGCCGCCAACCGGGCCGATCTCGCCTCCCGCACCAACTCCGCCCTCACCCACAGCCCCGCCGTCCGCGCCCGTACCGCCGCCATCACCGACACCGACGGCCGCCGCTCCCAGCCCTACGCCGAACGAACCATCGCGCAGCGCGCACACCTTCAGCTGCCCCTGCTGCCGACCACCACCATCGGATCGTTCCCCCAGACCAACGAACTGCGCACCGCCCGTGCCGATCTTCGCGCCGGGCGCATCGACACCGCCGGCTACGAAGAGCGCATCAAAGACGAGATCCGTGACGTCCTCGCCTTCCAGGAGAAGGCCGGCATCGACGTCCTCGTCCACGGCGAGGCCGAACGCAACGACATGGTCCAGTACTTCGCCGAGCAGCTCACCGGCTACCTCGCCACCCAACACGGCTGGGTCCAGTCCTACGGCACCCGCTACGTCCGGCCGCCCGTCCTGGCCGGAGACATCTCCCGCCCCGCACCGATGACGGTCCGCTGGACCTCCTACGCCCAGTCCCTGACCGAACGACCCGTCAAGGGAATGCTCACCGGCCCGGTCACCATGCTCGCCTGGTCCTTCGTCCGCGACGACCAACCCCTCGGCGACACCGCCCGCCAAGTCGCCCTCGCCCTCCGCGACGAAGTCAACGACCTCGAAGCCGCAGGCACCTCCGTCATCCAGGTCGACGAACCCGCACTGCGCGAAACACTCCCGCTGCGCACCGCCGACCATGCCGACTACCTGGAGTGGGCCACCGAGTCCTTCCGCCTCACCACCAGCGGCGTACGGCCTGACACCCAGATCCACACCCATATGTGCTACGCCGAGTTCGGCGACATCGTCCAGGCCATCGACGACCTCGACGCCGACGTCATCAGCCTGGAAGCCGCCCGCTCCCATATGCAGGTCGCTCGCGAACTCGCCACCCACGGCTACCCCCGCGAAGCCGGACCCGGGGTGTACGACATCCACTCCCCGCGCGTGCCCAGCGCCGCAGAGGCTGCGACGTTGCTGCGCAAGGGGCTTGAGGCCATCCCGGCCGAGCGCCTGTGGGTCAACCCCGACTGCGGACTGAAGACCCGCGGCTGGCCCGAGACCAAGGCATCGCTGGAGAACCTGGTCTCCGCCGCCCGCGAGGTCCGCACGGAACTGACCGGAGGCGCCTGA